In Deltaproteobacteria bacterium, a genomic segment contains:
- the holA gene encoding DNA polymerase III subunit delta, translated as MLDSLLLFTAGTRYTIAAMAEKRTLTSFPRPEEVLAQLDKAQSAPLYLFHGEEPYLIEQAVERVRRRVGKGMTAQTFFVGEDSLDRVLETWGTPSLFAPASLVILKRAEGLKAADRECLEREAELRDASQPLVVCAQGRVDVAQKFFERCAKVGFVAEFRPPFANQVPIWAQRFARERKVSLTEEAATLLADLVGTDLFALANEIDKLIAFVMPKTDIDVDAVTACVGQLPTSTVFDLADALGRRDRQKALALLRQVLVDEREALPVLQALVGHFRRLWRVKELLTSGAPEIQIERTTGLRGMRLRAMLSQCRLFSVADLHRLFRQAAEMDVTFKSSRLSPAALFDALILMMSVRSP; from the coding sequence GTGTTGGATTCCTTACTCTTGTTTACCGCAGGGACGCGCTATACGATTGCGGCGATGGCGGAAAAGAGAACGTTAACCAGCTTTCCTCGACCAGAAGAGGTACTCGCGCAGCTAGACAAGGCTCAATCTGCGCCGTTGTATCTCTTTCATGGAGAGGAGCCGTACCTGATTGAGCAAGCGGTAGAACGAGTGCGTCGTCGCGTCGGCAAAGGCATGACTGCGCAGACGTTCTTTGTGGGTGAGGACTCGCTTGATCGGGTGCTTGAGACGTGGGGAACGCCTTCATTATTCGCGCCCGCGAGCTTGGTGATACTGAAGCGGGCTGAAGGTCTCAAGGCTGCGGACCGTGAATGTTTAGAACGAGAAGCAGAGTTGCGTGATGCCAGCCAGCCGCTGGTCGTGTGTGCACAGGGACGAGTTGACGTCGCGCAGAAATTCTTCGAGCGTTGCGCGAAAGTTGGCTTTGTCGCGGAGTTCCGCCCTCCCTTTGCGAACCAGGTGCCAATATGGGCACAGCGGTTTGCACGAGAACGTAAAGTAAGCCTCACGGAAGAGGCGGCGACACTTCTGGCTGACTTGGTCGGCACAGATCTGTTTGCCCTGGCGAACGAGATCGATAAGCTGATCGCTTTCGTCATGCCGAAGACGGATATTGATGTTGACGCTGTGACTGCCTGTGTTGGACAGCTGCCAACCTCGACTGTCTTTGATCTTGCCGACGCATTGGGTCGACGAGATCGACAAAAGGCGCTCGCGTTGTTACGGCAAGTGTTAGTTGATGAACGTGAAGCGCTGCCAGTCCTGCAGGCTCTCGTTGGTCATTTTCGCCGCCTATGGCGTGTCAAGGAATTGCTTACTAGTGGTGCCCCGGAAATCCAGATTGAACGTACGACGGGGTTACGTGGGATGCGGCTGCGTGCCATGCTCAGCCAATGCCGGCTATTTTCTGTGGCTGACCTGCACCGGCTGTTTCGTCAAGCGGCAGAGATGGACGTGACTTTTAAGTCTTCGCGTCTGTCGCCTGCTGCGCTTTTTGATGCACTCATCCTGATGATGAGTGTACGTTCACCATAA
- a CDS encoding 2-C-methyl-D-erythritol 2,4-cyclodiphosphate synthase: MRFRIGQGTDIHRLVEGRKLILAGVEIPWEKGLLGHSDADVVCHAVSNALLGAIGEGDIGRHFPDSDQRYKGVSSIELLRVVMGLVKEKGFCVGNADLTVLAERPKLGPYREQMRTNLAEVLEVSPDAVNIKATTGEKMGFVGREEGMMAEAVVLLESTK; encoded by the coding sequence ATGCGGTTTCGCATTGGTCAGGGTACAGACATTCACCGGCTTGTCGAAGGACGCAAACTGATTCTCGCGGGGGTGGAGATCCCGTGGGAGAAAGGCCTCTTGGGCCACTCCGATGCCGACGTGGTTTGCCACGCGGTAAGTAACGCGTTGTTAGGTGCGATTGGTGAAGGCGACATCGGTCGCCACTTCCCGGACTCTGATCAGCGCTACAAAGGCGTGTCGAGCATAGAGCTGTTGCGAGTGGTCATGGGATTGGTGAAAGAGAAAGGATTTTGCGTCGGGAATGCTGATCTTACGGTTCTCGCCGAACGCCCGAAGTTAGGCCCGTATCGTGAGCAAATGCGCACAAATCTCGCAGAAGTCCTGGAGGTGAGTCCAGACGCCGTCAATATAAAAGCAACAACTGGTGAGAAAATGGGGTTTGTCGGACGAGAAGAAGGAATGATGGCAGAGGCGGTCGTGTTGCTGGAGTCAACAAAATAA
- a CDS encoding zinc ribbon domain-containing protein, translated as MPIYEYRCEKCNKRMSVLTLRVSEKVEPECDRCGSKKLSRLMSRFAMVKSEEARLDALADPSALSGVDENDPKSMARWMRKMGKELGEDFSGEEFDQMVDDMESGKMPDDDGGMGGGGGFGDGGMSDE; from the coding sequence ATGCCAATCTACGAATATCGTTGTGAGAAATGTAACAAACGGATGTCCGTGCTAACACTCCGAGTGAGTGAAAAAGTTGAACCCGAGTGCGACCGTTGCGGCAGCAAGAAGTTGTCCCGTTTGATGTCACGCTTTGCCATGGTGAAATCTGAGGAAGCTCGTCTCGATGCGCTGGCAGATCCGAGTGCCCTTTCTGGAGTCGATGAGAATGATCCAAAGAGCATGGCGCGGTGGATGCGTAAAATGGGCAAAGAACTGGGTGAGGATTTTTCTGGTGAAGAGTTTGACCAGATGGTTGATGATATGGAATCAGGAAAAATGCCCGATGATGATGGTGGGATGGGCGGAGGTGGTGGGTTCGGGGATGGAGGGATGAGCGACGAGTAA
- a CDS encoding arginine N-succinyltransferase has translation MTLTNGRLSRSSSAVSVATPETPAAAVSSPSFLLREATPTDATAILRLAQMLDSINLPTEKKTLTTLIQQSQQSFRGKLKTRQAGMYLFVLQEVATRKIAGTAMIIAKHGTPGSPHYYLEMANDQRYSKTLKTLFRHTYLTLRRNIDGPTEVGGLIVDPAYRQHPAKIGKQLSFLRFLYIAMHPERFEDEVIAEMMPPLTEDKESLFWECYGKRVTGLNFRAADKLSTKDKEFIEALFPPIPIYTCMLPVEVQEQIGRVGASSQGAAHLLEKIGLRFLRHVDPFDGGPYYGAKIDDLLLVKQFRRYRLVTDRSGHEAEAGQELLIGWEGSKGFNAARVTAQPEASVLFCPAVLLKTLNLKEGMEVGAVPFV, from the coding sequence ATGACCCTTACTAACGGGCGTCTCTCACGTAGTTCGAGTGCGGTGTCGGTTGCCACGCCAGAAACGCCGGCAGCTGCGGTTTCGTCGCCCTCGTTCCTCCTGCGCGAGGCTACGCCGACTGACGCTACTGCCATTCTCAGGCTGGCGCAGATGCTGGATTCGATCAACCTGCCAACCGAGAAAAAGACATTGACGACACTGATCCAGCAATCACAGCAGTCGTTCCGTGGAAAGCTCAAGACGCGACAAGCGGGAATGTATCTTTTTGTGTTGCAGGAAGTTGCGACACGAAAAATTGCCGGGACAGCGATGATCATTGCCAAGCATGGTACTCCAGGCTCGCCGCACTATTATCTGGAAATGGCGAACGATCAGCGCTACTCGAAAACGCTCAAGACCCTGTTTCGCCATACCTATCTTACTCTTCGCCGCAATATCGATGGACCGACAGAAGTGGGAGGATTGATTGTCGACCCGGCCTATCGTCAGCATCCGGCCAAGATTGGTAAACAGCTCTCCTTCCTTCGTTTCCTCTATATCGCGATGCATCCCGAGCGTTTCGAGGATGAAGTCATCGCCGAAATGATGCCTCCACTCACCGAAGACAAAGAGAGCTTGTTCTGGGAATGCTACGGCAAGCGTGTGACAGGCCTCAACTTTCGTGCGGCTGACAAACTGAGTACGAAGGACAAAGAGTTTATCGAAGCACTATTTCCGCCCATTCCGATTTATACTTGTATGTTGCCGGTAGAAGTGCAAGAGCAGATCGGACGGGTCGGGGCTTCCAGCCAGGGGGCAGCGCATTTGCTCGAGAAGATTGGCTTACGTTTTCTGCGTCATGTCGATCCATTTGACGGTGGTCCGTATTACGGCGCGAAAATCGACGACCTCCTATTAGTGAAACAATTTCGTCGCTATCGCTTAGTCACAGACCGTTCTGGTCATGAAGCAGAGGCTGGTCAAGAACTTTTGATTGGGTGGGAAGGGAGCAAAGGGTTCAATGCCGCGCGAGTAACCGCACAGCCTGAGGCCTCGGTGTTGTTTTGTCCAGCTGTACTGCTGAAAACGCTGAACTTGAAAGAGGGGATGGAGGTAGGGGCGGTACCGTTTGTATAA
- a CDS encoding aminotransferase class III-fold pyridoxal phosphate-dependent enzyme produces MSLLQSHPKFQQGLDFILEALTDLQADTRVMPDGYAQELQRVAQLRGRPLFFPYIGSGIGRGAKVRTADGRWLLDFAIGIGVHFFGHSNPDLVRAALTAAASDVVMQGNLQANAEYGDLLEMLLSHAGPHLTNGWLSLPGAEANENALKLIRYHHQPAHAVIAFHRCFHGRTTTMAEITDRPDYRKGQPSRERVFYLPFYDAENPHSTQETVTALRTILDQHPGVIAAGIFELVQGESGFRTAPREFFVPLMELLKERGAAVWVDEIQTFGRTGELFAFQRLDLAEYVDVVTVGKLLQNSAMLFRKEYQPDPGLISGTFAGSTVGMAVGRRIVEKLVTENYLGPEGKIAKLEQHTQEGLARLQRELPGCLRAVSGVGAMWAFEPATASHEGIKAFLQECYRNGLILYYAGVGEGPYRIRMFLPGGTLTESELNEGFDILRFSLQRVMGN; encoded by the coding sequence ATGTCTCTTTTGCAATCTCACCCGAAGTTCCAACAAGGCCTGGACTTTATCCTTGAGGCTCTCACTGACCTGCAAGCCGATACCCGCGTGATGCCAGATGGCTATGCACAGGAACTGCAGCGTGTGGCGCAATTGCGTGGGCGCCCGTTGTTCTTTCCGTACATTGGTTCAGGTATAGGCCGTGGGGCCAAGGTGCGCACTGCTGATGGCCGCTGGTTGCTCGATTTTGCCATCGGTATTGGTGTACATTTCTTCGGACATAGTAACCCCGACCTGGTGAGAGCGGCACTCACTGCTGCTGCCAGTGACGTGGTGATGCAAGGCAATTTGCAAGCCAATGCCGAATACGGTGATCTGTTGGAAATGTTGCTGTCGCACGCTGGACCGCACCTTACCAACGGTTGGCTTTCGCTGCCCGGTGCAGAGGCAAATGAAAATGCGCTCAAGCTCATTCGCTATCATCACCAACCTGCACACGCAGTGATTGCCTTTCATCGTTGTTTTCATGGGCGAACGACGACCATGGCAGAGATTACTGACCGTCCGGATTATCGTAAAGGTCAGCCTTCACGTGAGCGCGTTTTCTATTTGCCATTCTACGATGCCGAGAATCCTCACAGCACCCAAGAGACGGTGACCGCACTGCGAACGATTCTCGACCAGCATCCCGGCGTGATTGCGGCGGGTATCTTTGAGTTGGTGCAGGGCGAGTCCGGGTTCCGTACGGCACCGCGTGAATTTTTCGTGCCGCTCATGGAACTCCTCAAAGAGCGTGGTGCTGCCGTGTGGGTCGATGAAATTCAAACTTTTGGCCGCACTGGTGAGTTGTTTGCGTTCCAACGCCTTGACCTCGCGGAATATGTAGATGTCGTTACGGTTGGTAAGTTACTCCAAAACAGCGCGATGTTGTTTCGCAAAGAATACCAACCTGATCCAGGCTTGATCTCCGGGACCTTTGCTGGGTCCACGGTTGGTATGGCGGTCGGTCGTCGCATTGTTGAGAAACTTGTCACTGAAAATTATCTTGGTCCTGAAGGCAAGATCGCTAAACTTGAGCAGCACACGCAGGAAGGATTGGCTCGCCTGCAGAGAGAGCTTCCAGGCTGCCTCCGAGCGGTGAGTGGAGTCGGGGCGATGTGGGCTTTTGAACCGGCGACCGCCTCACACGAAGGTATCAAAGCGTTCCTCCAGGAATGTTATCGCAACGGCTTGATTCTCTATTACGCTGGCGTTGGCGAAGGTCCGTATCGCATACGTATGTTTTTGCCCGGTGGAACGCTCACCGAAAGTGAACTGAATGAGGGGTTCGATATCCTGCGCTTCAGTCTACAACGAGTGATGGGTAACTGA
- a CDS encoding SpoVR family protein, producing the protein MADWDVKDLEYWDERIREKVGEFGLTCYPQEFEICDHFQMLGYMAYSGMPSHYPHWSYGKSYEKLKTMYDYGVSGLPYEMVINSSPALAYLMRDNSLCLQVLTIAHVYGHNDFFCSNFTFKSTRAELTLNMFKIHAGRVRSYAEDPSIGVEKIESILDSAHALAFQCRRNLAIKKLSREEERRQLFADAQPTPDPFQRIHKRQEYAPPDLQKVPLSPEEDLLLFIRDHNPYLSEWEKDLLTIVHEREQYFLPQIETKIMNEGWASYWHREILNSLNLPQELHLEFLVRHNQVVRPHPRGINPYHLGLKLWDDIKRRHDEPTREEIEKYGKPTKTGTQAIFEAREVDRDISFLRRFLTEELMREMDMFQYEPRGEELVISKVSDKDSWREVKETLLKSVGLGSIPVIKIEDADHNHNRTLYTKHYHDGRDLQLEYAERTLAYLHRLWRHEVILETAVNGKRVLLSYNEKGFSTKPLK; encoded by the coding sequence ATGGCAGACTGGGATGTGAAAGATCTCGAATATTGGGATGAACGGATTCGCGAAAAGGTCGGGGAGTTTGGCCTGACGTGCTATCCGCAAGAATTTGAAATCTGTGATCACTTTCAAATGCTCGGCTACATGGCCTACTCAGGCATGCCGTCGCATTATCCGCATTGGTCGTACGGCAAAAGCTACGAGAAGCTCAAAACTATGTACGACTATGGGGTGTCCGGGCTGCCGTACGAAATGGTCATTAACTCCAGCCCGGCGCTCGCCTATTTAATGCGCGATAACTCCTTGTGTCTACAAGTGCTCACGATTGCACACGTGTATGGGCACAATGATTTCTTCTGTAGTAACTTCACATTTAAGAGTACACGTGCAGAGTTGACCCTCAACATGTTTAAGATTCATGCCGGCCGCGTGCGCAGCTATGCGGAAGACCCGTCGATCGGTGTGGAGAAGATCGAGTCGATTTTGGACTCCGCACATGCCTTGGCGTTCCAATGCCGGCGTAATCTGGCGATCAAGAAGTTGTCGCGTGAAGAAGAGCGGCGACAACTGTTCGCAGATGCGCAACCGACCCCTGACCCGTTCCAGCGCATTCACAAACGACAGGAATACGCGCCGCCAGATCTGCAGAAAGTCCCGCTCTCTCCGGAAGAGGATCTATTGTTGTTCATTCGCGATCATAACCCCTACCTGAGTGAATGGGAGAAAGATCTGCTGACGATCGTGCATGAACGGGAGCAGTATTTCCTTCCGCAAATTGAAACCAAGATCATGAACGAGGGATGGGCAAGCTATTGGCATCGCGAAATCCTCAATAGCCTTAACCTGCCCCAGGAATTGCACCTCGAATTTCTCGTGCGTCACAATCAGGTCGTACGACCTCATCCACGGGGCATCAATCCGTATCATCTGGGATTGAAGCTGTGGGATGATATTAAACGGCGGCATGATGAACCGACACGCGAAGAAATCGAAAAATATGGTAAGCCGACCAAGACCGGTACTCAGGCGATCTTTGAAGCTCGTGAAGTAGACCGCGACATCTCGTTTCTCCGCCGGTTTCTGACTGAAGAACTGATGCGCGAGATGGATATGTTCCAGTATGAGCCTCGTGGTGAAGAACTGGTCATCTCGAAAGTATCCGACAAGGACAGCTGGCGAGAAGTCAAAGAAACCCTGCTCAAGAGTGTTGGGCTGGGGAGCATTCCGGTCATCAAGATCGAAGATGCTGACCACAACCATAATCGAACGCTCTACACGAAGCACTACCACGATGGGCGTGATTTGCAGCTCGAATATGCTGAGCGAACACTGGCGTATCTTCACCGCTTGTGGAGACACGAAGTGATTCTTGAGACCGCGGTCAACGGCAAACGAGTCTTGTTGTCGTATAACGAAAAAGGGTTCTCGACCAAACCGTTAAAATAA
- the yhbH gene encoding sporulation protein YhbH has product MAIAATIFRPYSSSDSLRSDRSAGDRQRHRQKVRESIRENIADLVAEESIIGKDKDKIIKVPIRGVKEYRFIYGENTPGVGQGDGNSQPGQVVGRGEQEGQGQGDEKAGDQAGVDYYETDVTLEELVEIMFEDLELPDMERKILREVMSERLSKRKGYRRAGIRIRLDKKRTAVARIKRRLAVQRREGIEEWDEEDRFPFHQDDMTYRHLVTDIRPESNAVVVCIMDTSGSMDTMKKYLARSFFFLLYQFVSTKYRNVELVFVAHHTEGREVTEEEFFHKGESGGTFISSGYNKALEIIQERYHPSVWNVYAFHCSDGDNFESDNPTALKAAKQLCDMCNLFGYGEIKPLGSRYYESSMLNIFRRLEADNFQTVLIERKEDIWPSFKAFLAREKPKEATVSASA; this is encoded by the coding sequence ATGGCAATAGCGGCAACAATTTTTCGACCGTATTCGTCCTCTGACTCTCTTCGCTCTGATCGCAGTGCCGGTGATCGTCAGCGCCATCGGCAAAAAGTGCGCGAATCTATCCGCGAGAACATCGCCGACCTCGTGGCCGAAGAGTCGATCATCGGGAAAGACAAAGACAAGATCATCAAAGTGCCGATCCGTGGCGTGAAGGAGTATCGCTTCATTTACGGTGAGAACACGCCAGGGGTAGGACAGGGCGATGGTAATTCTCAACCCGGTCAAGTCGTTGGCAGAGGTGAACAGGAAGGCCAGGGTCAGGGCGATGAAAAAGCTGGTGACCAGGCTGGTGTCGATTATTATGAAACCGATGTCACCCTCGAAGAGTTGGTCGAGATTATGTTCGAGGACCTCGAACTTCCGGATATGGAGCGCAAAATTTTGCGTGAAGTCATGTCCGAACGTTTGAGTAAACGCAAAGGCTATCGACGCGCAGGTATCCGAATTCGTCTTGATAAGAAACGGACTGCTGTCGCGCGGATCAAACGACGCCTGGCGGTTCAGCGACGCGAAGGTATTGAAGAATGGGATGAGGAGGATCGGTTCCCATTTCATCAGGATGATATGACCTACCGGCATTTAGTGACGGATATTCGTCCTGAATCAAATGCTGTCGTCGTGTGCATCATGGACACGTCCGGTTCGATGGACACGATGAAGAAGTATCTCGCTCGCAGCTTCTTCTTTCTGCTCTATCAGTTTGTGTCAACCAAATATCGTAACGTTGAATTGGTGTTTGTTGCCCATCATACGGAAGGCCGTGAAGTGACGGAGGAAGAATTCTTCCACAAGGGGGAATCCGGTGGAACCTTCATTTCCTCTGGGTACAACAAAGCCCTTGAGATCATCCAGGAACGGTATCATCCATCGGTGTGGAACGTGTATGCATTCCACTGCTCAGATGGTGACAATTTTGAATCTGATAATCCAACCGCACTCAAAGCGGCGAAACAGTTGTGTGACATGTGTAACCTCTTTGGCTACGGCGAGATCAAGCCGTTAGGGTCACGCTACTATGAAAGTTCGATGCTCAATATCTTCCGCCGGTTAGAAGCCGACAACTTCCAGACCGTTCTGATCGAACGGAAAGAAGATATTTGGCCGAGCTTTAAGGCGTTCCTTGCGCGCGAGAAACCAAAAGAGGCAACTGTCTCAGCAAGTGCATAG
- a CDS encoding serine protein kinase has translation METGRQAFEKLIKEDRANRESKAWRGTLLDYLDKVKEDPGMTKLAHSRFYDMLMATGAYDITQSDDPRVKRLYKDESLKVFNFFKDEFFGIERTISQIVRYFHSASLKGEESRQVLYFMGPVGSGKSSLVERLQRGLESVDPVYAIEGCPMFEEPLHLIPRHLRKEFEKMLGVHIEGDLCPTCRFRLKEEFGARYEEFPVVTVSFSKRNRKGIGVVPPVDPNNQDTSVLIGSEDISKLDKYSEGDPRVLELNGAFNVGNRGMVEFIEVFKNETEYLHAMITATQEKFVPAPGRHGTIYVDSVIVAHSNEAEWQKFKADHTNEAILDRIVVVKVPYNLRLSEEVKIYQKILRNSDFRAHVAPHTLEMASMFAVLSRLEPTPKCDLMTKLRLYNGEEVIEKGRTKKINVNELREETKREGLSGISTRFIMKSLDNALSESGRCINPINVREALISMVKDQDIADDTRKMYLEFLQDTLHKEYLELLEKEITKAFVYSYQEQADALFQNYLDHAEAYVNKTRVKDRNTREELQPDEGFLKSVEEQIAIIGSAADGFRQEVIAYLWAALRRNERVSYQSYEPLKEAIEKKLMSSVRDISRVITKARTRDEEQGSKYDSMVKNLLENGYCEYCVDVVLKYAANNLWKD, from the coding sequence ATGGAGACAGGGCGACAGGCATTCGAGAAACTCATCAAAGAAGACCGTGCCAACCGGGAGAGCAAGGCGTGGCGGGGGACTTTGCTCGATTACCTTGACAAAGTCAAGGAAGACCCGGGAATGACGAAACTCGCCCATAGCCGCTTCTATGACATGTTGATGGCCACAGGAGCCTATGACATTACCCAGTCTGACGATCCACGGGTGAAACGCCTCTATAAGGATGAGTCTCTCAAGGTATTCAACTTTTTCAAAGACGAATTCTTTGGCATTGAGCGGACAATTTCCCAGATTGTTCGTTACTTTCACTCAGCTTCGCTGAAAGGGGAAGAAAGCCGCCAGGTGCTGTACTTCATGGGACCAGTGGGCTCGGGCAAAAGTTCCTTGGTTGAACGCTTGCAACGGGGTTTAGAGTCGGTCGATCCGGTTTACGCCATCGAGGGTTGTCCGATGTTCGAGGAGCCATTGCATCTCATTCCGCGCCACTTGCGCAAAGAATTTGAGAAAATGCTCGGGGTCCACATTGAAGGCGACTTGTGTCCTACGTGCCGCTTCCGGCTGAAGGAAGAATTTGGTGCACGCTACGAAGAATTCCCGGTGGTGACTGTATCGTTCTCGAAGCGCAACCGTAAAGGTATTGGTGTGGTTCCGCCGGTTGACCCGAACAACCAGGACACGTCAGTGTTGATCGGTTCGGAAGATATTTCCAAGCTCGACAAGTATTCTGAAGGGGATCCGCGCGTGTTGGAGTTGAACGGCGCGTTCAACGTCGGCAACCGTGGCATGGTTGAGTTTATCGAAGTCTTTAAGAACGAGACTGAATACCTTCATGCCATGATTACCGCGACGCAGGAAAAGTTCGTTCCTGCCCCTGGCCGTCACGGCACGATCTATGTGGATTCTGTCATTGTGGCGCACTCGAACGAAGCTGAATGGCAAAAGTTCAAAGCCGATCATACCAATGAAGCGATTCTCGATCGTATCGTCGTGGTGAAGGTGCCATACAATCTGCGCCTGTCAGAAGAAGTGAAGATTTACCAGAAGATCTTGCGTAACTCCGACTTCCGTGCGCACGTCGCGCCACACACGTTGGAAATGGCGTCGATGTTTGCCGTACTGTCGCGGCTTGAGCCAACACCAAAGTGTGATCTCATGACCAAGCTGCGCCTCTACAATGGTGAAGAGGTGATCGAAAAAGGGCGTACGAAGAAGATCAACGTGAACGAGTTGCGCGAAGAAACCAAACGGGAAGGGCTCAGTGGGATTTCGACGCGGTTCATCATGAAGTCGCTCGACAATGCGTTGTCGGAGTCTGGTCGTTGCATCAACCCGATCAACGTACGTGAAGCCTTGATCAGTATGGTCAAAGATCAAGACATCGCTGACGATACGCGCAAGATGTACCTCGAATTTCTCCAGGATACTCTGCACAAGGAATATCTCGAACTGTTAGAGAAAGAGATCACCAAAGCGTTCGTCTACTCGTATCAAGAGCAAGCTGATGCGCTGTTCCAGAATTACCTCGATCACGCTGAAGCCTATGTGAACAAAACGCGCGTCAAAGATCGTAACACGCGTGAAGAACTGCAACCGGACGAAGGTTTCCTCAAATCTGTTGAAGAACAGATTGCCATTATCGGTTCTGCGGCGGATGGTTTCCGTCAAGAAGTGATTGCGTATCTGTGGGCGGCGCTCCGCCGCAACGAGCGCGTATCGTATCAAAGCTACGAGCCGCTCAAGGAAGCGATTGAGAAGAAACTGATGAGTTCGGTGCGTGACATCAGTCGCGTGATCACTAAGGCTCGCACCCGCGACGAGGAGCAAGGTTCCAAGTATGACTCGATGGTGAAAAATCTTCTTGAGAACGGCTACTGCGAGTACTGTGTGGATGTGGTACTAAAGTACGCAGCCAACAACTTGTGGAAGGACTAA
- the gltX gene encoding glutamate--tRNA ligase, with protein sequence MTTVRSRFAPSPTGYLHIGGARTALFAYLYARQQHGTFILRIDDTDRQRSTQEYLDEIMEAMGWLGLSWDEGPYFQTQRYSLYQDAAERLVREGKAYRCYCTAEEVEAKRKAAMAIGAKPAYDGTCRDLKPQPGDTRPFALRFKGPKEGETIVDDVIKGRISFQNHELDDLIIVRSDWTPVYNFCSVVDDADLRITHIVRGDDHLTNTPRQILLFQALGAELPRFAHLPLILGSDRAPLSKRHGATAVRAYREQGYLPDALVNFLARLGWASGDQEIFSHAELIEKFRLDDVGKSPGIFNAEKLQWLNAHYLKEHAATQVAQEVKPFLAQKQLSIPSDDAWLAKAVATLQPRAKTLVDLADQARFYLTDKPTFDAKAVSKFLTTETSSLLEKLHGKLNALSAWNEQTLEDVFTQLVHEEQLKGLGQVAQPVRVALTGVTASPGIFEVMVVLGRERSLARLEHARTLAP encoded by the coding sequence ATGACTACTGTTCGTTCGCGTTTTGCTCCAAGCCCAACAGGGTATTTGCATATTGGTGGTGCCCGCACGGCGTTGTTTGCTTATCTCTATGCCAGGCAGCAGCACGGCACTTTTATTTTGCGTATCGATGACACTGACCGCCAACGCTCCACTCAGGAATATCTCGATGAGATCATGGAGGCGATGGGTTGGCTAGGGTTGTCCTGGGATGAAGGTCCCTATTTTCAGACCCAACGGTATAGCCTCTACCAAGACGCTGCAGAGCGGCTCGTGCGCGAAGGCAAAGCCTATCGCTGCTATTGCACGGCAGAAGAGGTTGAAGCCAAACGAAAAGCGGCAATGGCAATTGGTGCCAAGCCTGCGTACGACGGCACTTGTCGTGATCTCAAACCGCAGCCCGGCGATACACGTCCGTTTGCGTTGCGTTTCAAAGGACCAAAAGAAGGTGAGACTATCGTTGATGATGTTATTAAGGGACGCATCAGTTTTCAAAACCATGAACTCGATGATTTGATTATCGTTCGCTCAGACTGGACGCCGGTCTACAATTTCTGTTCGGTCGTTGATGATGCCGATTTGCGCATTACTCACATCGTGCGTGGTGATGACCATCTCACGAATACGCCACGGCAAATTCTGTTGTTCCAAGCACTTGGTGCTGAATTGCCTCGCTTTGCGCATTTGCCGCTCATTTTAGGCAGTGACCGTGCGCCTCTCAGTAAACGTCATGGGGCCACTGCCGTGCGTGCCTACCGAGAGCAGGGATACCTGCCCGATGCCTTAGTGAATTTTCTCGCACGCCTCGGTTGGGCTTCTGGTGACCAGGAGATCTTCTCTCATGCCGAGTTGATTGAAAAATTTCGCCTGGATGATGTTGGCAAATCACCTGGTATTTTTAATGCAGAAAAACTGCAGTGGCTCAATGCGCACTACTTGAAAGAACATGCTGCGACACAAGTCGCACAAGAAGTGAAACCGTTCTTAGCGCAGAAGCAATTGTCTATACCGAGTGACGATGCCTGGCTAGCCAAAGCGGTGGCAACCTTGCAACCACGAGCGAAGACCTTAGTCGATCTCGCTGACCAAGCGCGTTTTTATCTTACTGACAAGCCGACGTTCGATGCGAAAGCGGTCAGTAAATTCTTGACCACTGAAACTTCCTCGCTATTGGAAAAACTGCACGGGAAGTTGAATGCTCTGTCTGCTTGGAATGAGCAAACACTCGAAGACGTGTTCACACAACTGGTCCACGAAGAACAACTAAAAGGACTAGGGCAAGTCGCGCAACCGGTACGTGTCGCCCTCACCGGTGTTACCGCAAGCCCTGGTATTTTTGAGGTGATGGTGGTGCTTGGTCGTGAACGCAGCCTGGCACGCCTGGAACATGCACGGACGTTGGCACCCTGA